GTTTCGGAGAGCTGCTGCACCGACTCTTTACGTACGGCCTCAACCTCGGCAGTTGCTTCTTCCCGCTTCTCTTCCAACATACGACTGAACGCCTCCTGGCGTTCAGTCTGAGCAGACGCGAAGGCGTTCTGTTGCTGATTGCCCTGGTCTCGAGCCAAGGCGACGATCTGCTTCAGTTCCTCCTCGAGTCTTGTGATCTCAGACTCCAGGTCTGCCACGCGTGTTGTGGCCTTCTGGGCCTGGGCGGTGAACTGCTCTTGAGCTGTCGTGCTCGCCGTTCGTAGATCCTCGATTTCCCGATCCACCTGTGCACGGTGTTGACCGACTGAGCGACGAAGGCTCGTGATCTCGGCAGATGATTCTGCCATCTCTGTCGTGATTGGTATGGCACCCAGTACTGCCAGCGCTGCATCGAACTGTGTCGCGGCGTGGGTCACCAATTGCTCGCTCACTCCAGACGTGACCCACTGGCTTAGGTGTTCGCGACCCTGACGAACATGGTTCGCAAGTTGAGTGATCGTGGTGCCTGCGATGAGCATGGGGTCGGTGTTCTCAATCACCCAACCAATCGTCTCTGCGATGCGACGCTGTCGATCGACATGGTCCTGTTCGGCGGGGTCCGCGGCATCTTTCGAGTCGAGTTGCGACAAGACCTCGGGGAGCAGATCTGGAAGGCCGGATTCAGAGATTCTTTGGTACCAGGGACCTTGGTTCTTGTACTGCGTCATCTGCGTCACCCTACCTGTCGGGCATGACAGTTTCCGAACCGCTGGCTAGATCCCGAACACGATCTCCCCGAACGTCGCCGCCGCGTCGGCTTGCATGCCGGGCAGGACGTGTTGGTAGACCTGCATGGTGAAGGCGACGCTGGCGTGGCCGAGGCGTTCGCTGACGACCTTGACCGGCACCCCCTCCTTGATGAGGAGCGTGGCGTGGGTGTGCCGGAGATCGTGCAGTCGGATCCTGGGGAGGTCGAGCTTGGCGAGGAGCCGGTCGAAGGTCTGGGAGAAGTAGTCGGGGTGGATAGGTGATCCGTCGGGACGGGCGAACACGAAGCCTGAGTCATCGGTCCTGACACCGGTCTCCATGTACTCCTCGAGTTGCCGTTTCCGCCACGTTCGCAGGATCCTGACGGTGCGTGCGTCGAGGTCGATGGTTCGGAGGCTGTGAGCGCTCTTGACGTCGGACACATCAATCTTGTAGTCGGGCGCGGTCACGGTCTGGGTGACGGAGAGCCTGGCGTTGTCGAAGTCGATGGCGCGCCAGGTGAGGCCGAGCAGTTCGCCGCGGCGCATCCCGGTGTTCGCCTTGACGTAGAACGCTGTATGCAGTGGATGGTCTTCGACGAGTTCGAGGAACCGTCGGAGTTCGTCGGCCTTCCAGGCCTTCATCTTCGGGCGGGCCCCGGCGGAGATCGTCGGTGCGTCGGCGACGTCGGCGACGTTGCGGGTCACCGATCCCTTGCGGTGGGCGTCGGCGAGTGCCTTGTGGATGACGCTGTGTACCAGTCGGACGCTCTTGGGGCTGAGCGCCCCGCCGCCTTTGTTACGTCTTCCATCGTCGAGGAGGTGCGCGTAGAGGCCATCGAGATCCTCAGGCATCAAACGCTGGAGCGGAATCGAGCCGATGTAGGGAACGACGTGCAGCCTGATGTTTCGTTGGTACGAGGAGAACGTCGAGGCAGCGAGTCTGGCTTTCTGGGTCGGCAGCCAGCGTTCGAGGTACTCGCCGAGGGTGATCTTCTGCGGCGGGCGGTACTCACCGTCGTGATGCCGCTTGACCAACTCGACGAGCAGGCGCTCGGCTCCCTTGCGGGTGGGGCCGGCGGCGTGCCAGCGGTGGCGTCCCTTGCCGGTTGCCGGGTCGACGCCCTCGTAGATGACGACGTAGTAGCGGTTGCCTTTCTTGGCGATGTGGCCTCTCATCCCGATTCTCCTTATTGCTGGTGCTCACCTGTGTCGCCTGGTATCGGCTCTTCCGCATCGGCAGGCGGCGCACCCTTCGCGGTGGGAGCTGTTCCTTTCGGGTAGGTGAAGTCTTCGTCGCCGGTGTGCTCGGCGATGAACCCTCGGATCCCGACCTGGCGGAGATGGTCGACCCAGCGGCCAAGTTCGTCGACGGCGTTGTCGAGCGAGTCCGCGTGTTCGTCGAGGAGCGCAAGGAGCAGCTCCTTGCGGCGTTCCCGGTAGCCCCACTGTTTTGCCGTAGCGGGGACGCCGGTGATCTTCTCCACAGTGTCTTCCGCTGCGGTGGGATCAGAGATGCCGAGCTGGCGGAGCCGCTCGTAGACCGGTTCAAGCTGATCGGGTCGTCCAAGCAGCCAGGTATACAGCTCATCGACGGGTCGGGTCGTGGATCGCATGACCCGGTGGTCGCCGGGTGGGGGGAGGAGGAACCACAGGATCGGCAGGTCGAAGACCATGGCGAAGATCAGCAGCTCGTGGGCGTCGAACTCTCGGCGCCGCTCACCGTCCCAGGCCCGTTCGATGGACGAGACGCCAGCTTGGGTGAGCCGCTGGCCGAGATAGGGCTCGAGCCGGTCGGCGAGCTCTTCCTGGGTCCAGCCACGTAGCAGCCGGGCCTCTCGGATGTTGTAGGCGACGGCCTGGTTGAGGTCGACTTCTGGTGATGGCGATGAGTGGGGATTGGGGGACATCACCACATCGTACACAACCTGTTGCTTGTGATGGAAATGTGTCAACACTCTGTTATGATACAAGACATAAGCACTGAAGGCAAAGGATACAGCTTGTGTCAACCGGAGGGCTCCCACTGCTGCTGACCGTCGAGGAGGCGGGCGAGTTGCTGAGAATCGGGCGGACCAAGGCTTACGCCATGGCAAGGGAGTGGCGGGAGACCGGCGGACGATCCGGCCTCCCGGTGATCGACCTCGGCCATGTCCTGAGAGTGCCGAGACGATCGTTGGAAGAGCTGCTCGGTGCTGAACTGCCTGACGTTCCCCGTCCGGAACCGGTAGAAAAGGCAAGCCAAGCCTCGGCGCCGGGCGCACCGCCACGATCACCGGTGAGCGCGCCCACTGAAACATCACCCGGCAAGCGAACACAAGCCACCGGCCGAAGCCAACCTTGCCGCAAAGCAATGGCGAACCAGCTCGACCTCTCGACACCGAACCAGCCGCGAGCTGAGGACGGAAACCAGATGAAGAACCAACCTCGAAATCGGCCGAAGATCGACAGACGAGTGCACACCTGCGGTAGCGGGCGAGGAGGCGTCTCGTGACGGTCCGGGTGACCACGCTGAAGGGGACGGGGGCGGGGCGCTACTACACCGAGCACCTGCCGTCCTACTACCTCGACGGCGACGAGCCTCCGGGCCGATGGTGGGGTCGTGGCGCCCACCGACTCGGTCTTTCGGATGAGATCGACCCAGAGGCGTTCCTGGCGGTGATGGCCGGACACGATCCGGCGACCGGACAGGACCTCGGTCGTCGCATGGGCGAAGAGTCGGTCCGTGGGTACGACGCCACGTTCTCCGCCCCCAAGTCGGTCTCCGTCATGTTCGCGCTCGGCGAACCGGACGTGCGCCGACACGTGGTGGAGGCCCACGAGCGAGCAGTGGAGGCGGTACTCGGCTGGGTCGAGACCCACGCCCACACCCGGATGCGTCGCCGCGGCCACATCGTGTGTGTCGATACAGAAGGGATCGTGGTCGGCGTGTTCCGTCAGCACACCAGCCGCAAGCTGGACCCCCAGATGCACACCCATGCGGTGATCGCCAACCGGGTCCGAGCACCTGACGGACGCTGGCTGGCCCTGGATGCCCGCACCATCAAGGTCGACCAGCGGACCCTCTCCGCGCTGTATCACGCCGCGCTGCGTTCCGAGCTGACCCGGCGCCTCGGCGTCCGCTGGGCATCGCCCGAGCACGGCATCGCCGAAATCGCCGACATCGACCCCGAGATCCTGGCCGAGTTCTCCCAACGCACGACGGACCTCCAGCGTCGCCTCGGCGAGAAGCTCACCCGCTTCCGCGCCGACCTGGCAAGGAACCCGACACCCAGCGAACGATGGAAGTTGGAGCGGGAAGCGGCCATAGACAGCCGACCGGCAAAGCCCCACGGAATCTCCGCTGCCGAGTTGCGCCAAGAGTGGCAGGAACGAGTACGGGCGTTGGGTCGGGACCCAGATCGGATCATCGAAGCCGTTGTCGGCCGTCGGCGTGGCCTCGAAGGGATCGACGCCGCCACCGCCGCCCGGTTGGTCGAACTGGCCCTCGATTCGCTCGCAGAGCGCCAGTCGACATGGCGACCTGCCGAGCTGATCCGAGAAATGGCGGCAGCCACACCCACCACGACCACCGCCGACTCCGCAGAACTGACCGACTTTCTTCAGCGGCTCGCCGACCACGTCACCACTGCCCGCTGCGTCGATGTGTCCCGGCCGATCCCTGCAGGTGCGGCGTTGCGGCGTGACGGTCGACCCATCAACGAATCTGCTGTGGAACGTACCCTCACCACCGAGGCCATCCTCGACGAGGAGGAACAGCTCATCTCCTGGGCCGATCGGCGCCGTGATGGCCACACTCCGGCAGATCCGATCATCCGCCACGGGGAGCGACTCACCCCGACACAGGCGGAGGCGGCGGCAGTTGTTGCCGGTCACCGTGGGTTGGAGCTGATCGTCGGTCCCGCAGGTTCAGGCAAGACCACCATGCTGGCTTCCGCCGTCACCGAACTTCGAGCCCAAGGTCGCCCCGTGTTCGGGGTAGCGCCCACCGCGGCGGCAGCCGACGTGCTCGCTGTCGAGACCGGCATGGGAGCCGACACGTTGGACAAACTCCTATCCGAACATCGCCATACGACGCGACCACCCGACCCAGCGTACGATCTGCCGGCAGGGGCCACCGTGATCGTCGACGAAGCAGGAACTGCCGCCACCGCCAACCTGGCAGAGCTCGCCGGACTCGCCGACCAGAGCGAATGGCGGGTAGTCCTCGTCGGTGATCCCCGTCAGTTCTCCGCCGTGGGTCGCGGCGGCATGTTCGGCCATCTTGTCGATGCTCATGGGTGTGCCGAGCTTGACCACGTCCATCGATTCCGCCACGTTTGGGAACGCCACGCCAGTCTCCGCCTCCGCAACGGCGACCCGATCGTGCTCACCGAATACGACCAGCACGGACGCCTCCACGGCGGCACGCTCAACCAGATGGAAGAAGAAGTCATCACCGCCTGGCAGCAAGCCCGCCGACGCGGCGAGACCGTGGCGCTCATGGCCAACAACACCGACACCGTCGCCAGACTCAACCGGCTCGCCCAACATACCCGCCTTGAGGCAGGTGAACTCGACCCCGCCAAACCTTCTCTCCAAGTTGGTGATGAGTCGATGCTGATCGGCGACGAAGTCGTCACCCGCCGCAACGACCGACGCCTTCGTACCGACCGCGGG
The nucleotide sequence above comes from Gammaproteobacteria bacterium. Encoded proteins:
- a CDS encoding helix-turn-helix domain-containing protein, with the protein product MSTGGLPLLLTVEEAGELLRIGRTKAYAMAREWRETGGRSGLPVIDLGHVLRVPRRSLEELLGAELPDVPRPEPVEKASQASAPGAPPRSPVSAPTETSPGKRTQATGRSQPCRKAMANQLDLSTPNQPRAEDGNQMKNQPRNRPKIDRRVHTCGSGRGGVS
- a CDS encoding tyrosine-type recombinase/integrase; its protein translation is MRGHIAKKGNRYYVVIYEGVDPATGKGRHRWHAAGPTRKGAERLLVELVKRHHDGEYRPPQKITLGEYLERWLPTQKARLAASTFSSYQRNIRLHVVPYIGSIPLQRLMPEDLDGLYAHLLDDGRRNKGGGALSPKSVRLVHSVIHKALADAHRKGSVTRNVADVADAPTISAGARPKMKAWKADELRRFLELVEDHPLHTAFYVKANTGMRRGELLGLTWRAIDFDNARLSVTQTVTAPDYKIDVSDVKSAHSLRTIDLDARTVRILRTWRKRQLEEYMETGVRTDDSGFVFARPDGSPIHPDYFSQTFDRLLAKLDLPRIRLHDLRHTHATLLIKEGVPVKVVSERLGHASVAFTMQVYQHVLPGMQADAAATFGEIVFGI
- a CDS encoding helix-turn-helix domain-containing protein yields the protein MSPNPHSSPSPEVDLNQAVAYNIREARLLRGWTQEELADRLEPYLGQRLTQAGVSSIERAWDGERRREFDAHELLIFAMVFDLPILWFLLPPPGDHRVMRSTTRPVDELYTWLLGRPDQLEPVYERLRQLGISDPTAAEDTVEKITGVPATAKQWGYRERRKELLLALLDEHADSLDNAVDELGRWVDHLRQVGIRGFIAEHTGDEDFTYPKGTAPTAKGAPPADAEEPIPGDTGEHQQ
- a CDS encoding relaxase domain-containing protein, translated to MTVRVTTLKGTGAGRYYTEHLPSYYLDGDEPPGRWWGRGAHRLGLSDEIDPEAFLAVMAGHDPATGQDLGRRMGEESVRGYDATFSAPKSVSVMFALGEPDVRRHVVEAHERAVEAVLGWVETHAHTRMRRRGHIVCVDTEGIVVGVFRQHTSRKLDPQMHTHAVIANRVRAPDGRWLALDARTIKVDQRTLSALYHAALRSELTRRLGVRWASPEHGIAEIADIDPEILAEFSQRTTDLQRRLGEKLTRFRADLARNPTPSERWKLEREAAIDSRPAKPHGISAAELRQEWQERVRALGRDPDRIIEAVVGRRRGLEGIDAATAARLVELALDSLAERQSTWRPAELIREMAAATPTTTTADSAELTDFLQRLADHVTTARCVDVSRPIPAGAALRRDGRPINESAVERTLTTEAILDEEEQLISWADRRRDGHTPADPIIRHGERLTPTQAEAAAVVAGHRGLELIVGPAGSGKTTMLASAVTELRAQGRPVFGVAPTAAAADVLAVETGMGADTLDKLLSEHRHTTRPPDPAYDLPAGATVIVDEAGTAATANLAELAGLADQSEWRVVLVGDPRQFSAVGRGGMFGHLVDAHGCAELDHVHRFRHVWERHASLRLRNGDPIVLTEYDQHGRLHGGTLNQMEEEVITAWQQARRRGETVALMANNTDTVARLNRLAQHTRLEAGELDPAKPSLQVGDESMLIGDEVVTRRNDRRLRTDRGQMVKNRDHWTITNIHPDSTVTLAGRTGAIRLPVKYVAEDLELGYAQTSHATQGRTVDVALLLVDAPTDSRGIYTPMTRGREGNDAYVAVDDNQTALDVLTQAIGRDWIDQPAVARRTQLDPRRDRQLDDPGDQEEYAKLERRIFHSIEQRRARARDAERTAGRGLV